Genomic DNA from Desulfonema ishimotonii:
TGGTGAACCGCCTCCTGAATCTGCCCGATCTGCTGCTCGATTTCGCCGGTGGATGTCATGACACTGTTGGCCAGCCGCCTGATTTCAGCGGCAACAACCCCGAACCGCTTTCCCGCTTCGCCCGCACTTGAGGCCTCCAGGGCCGCGTTAAAGGCGATCAGTTTGGTCTGATCGGAGATATTGTTGATCATGTCCATCACCCTGGCGATCTGTTTGGATTTTTTGCCCAGATCGACAATCCCGGAGAGCTTTTTCTGATTGTCCTGGCTGATCTCTTCCATTTTTACCATGACAATTTCAACGGAATCCGCCCCGGACCGGGTCGCCTTCAGCGCATTTTCCCCCAGTGTCGCCACCGTGCTGGCGTGATCCGCAATCTGGGTAAAGGAGGCGGACAGCTCGGATATGGTCGAGGTGATTTCCGATACGGAGGCGGCCTGCTGGGTCACAACGGCGGCCTGCTGATCCACCGAATCTGAAATGCGGGTCAGTGATCCGGTCAGGGTTTCGACCGCTGTGACAACCTCCCCGAACATCCGGTTCAGATTGGCGGCCATGCGGTTGAGGGTTTCGGTGAGAAGGCCGATTTCATCCTGCTGGTGGGTTTCCAGCGTCTGGGTCAGATCCCCTTCTGCCAGATTTCCGGCAAATGCGATCACCCGGTTGATGGGGGTCAGGACGAGTCTGGAGAGGGCCAGGGAGCTTAACCCGCCGATCACCAGAACCAGGGCGGTCATGATGCCGCCAAGCTCCCAGCTCAGTGTCTGAATCAGCGCCTGTTCCTCGGAAATATCCATTGTAAAGATAATGACGCCGATCTCCCGGTTCCGGTAGTCTCTGACGGGAAACCCGATCCGGGCCCTGTCCCGTTCGATGGTGACCGCCATCCTGCTCCGGGCCTCATCCAGCAGGGTGAGGTCCGTCTCGCTGACCGCCCCGGCCTGAACCCCGTGAACCCCCACATATCTTTCGCCGATGACCGGGTAGGCTTTCGGGTTCTGAAAGTCGGGGGTGAGGGGGAGATATTGGGCATCCATATACAGAAAAAGGCGCTGTTCCGGGCTGGCGGACAGCTTTTCCAGGAGGGTGTCAAAGTCGGCCAGCACCTCGACCGATCCCAGGGGCCTGCCGTCGGCCCCCCGGACCGGGGCCAGTCCCCGGATGACAAATCCGCCCTGGCCCAGCTCAATTCCCCGGATCGGTTTCCCCAGGGTGTTGACATCGGTAACCGTGTTGCGGGATTCGGATATATCGTCTGAAATATCGGTCCACCGGTCGTTGACCCGGATCTGTTTCTGACGCCACAGGCGGGCCAGGCTGCGGCCGCTGGGGAGGTGAAAGTGCAGTTTCAGCCTCTGCCCCATAATGCCTGAAAAACCGTCCAGCACGGGGCTGAGACTCTGGCGGAGCTTTTCCCGTGCCATTTGGGATTTTTCGTCCTGTTCATCGTTGATATTCCCGGTATGGGCGATCTCATACGCCCGGATCACTTCCGGCATCCGGGTAAACAGGGCAGCCTGCCCCAGGGCCTGCTGCGAGGCCGCATCGACGGCCTGGGTGATTTCGTCCATTTTGTCCCTGGCCATGCGGTGGATAAAGTTATCTTCAATGTGGGCTACCTGCCAGTTGATGACCAGGTAGCCCAGGAGGCTGAATGTGATAACGGCCCCGAACAGGGGGATAAAAATTTTTCCTCTCAGCTTCATATGCCCTTCTTTATTATTCAACGGGGTTGAGATGAATCCGGTTGAGAGGATTCACCTGTGTTTTTCAGGCGTTCCGTCAGGGCTGCCCTCCGTTTAAAGGCGTTCCGATGGAATGCCGGGAAGATGAGCCATGCAGAATGTTTGCAGAACGGCCATGAAAAGATATATTCAGGGGACGCTGTGCCTGCCCGGTTTGCGCTCTCCCATTCGGACGGGGCAATGCAATCCGCACCTTCCGTTTTGCCGGGACTTTACGGATCGGTATTTTGTCCCAAAATTCGGTAAAAATCAACCAGTAGTATCAGTTTCTGGTCAATGAGTGCGACGCCCCAGACGGGATGGCCGGGCAGAGCGCGTTCGATGAGCCGGGGCAGGGGGCGAATCGCGTCGGTTCTGATGCGGACGATTTCATCGGGTTTTTCAATGAGGAGTGCGGAAACAGGGGTCTCATCTTCGGGGATGAGCAGCATGGGGGCGCGATAGACAACCGGTTTTTTGGGGAACCGGAGTTTTTCGTCAAATCGGAATACGCGGTCCGCCTGTAATTGCGCCTGTTCCGGTTCCCGGATGCAGGCGATCTGCTCCATGTCCATGCCGAAGGGGATGTCTGCGATTCTGAAAATAAGGAGGTCAAGCTCTTCTGTTGTCATGGATTGATTCCGAAAGAATGCCGGGAGAGAAGGGGGGCGGATTATGAAACCATTTTCTGGAAAATTTTTGAAATGTCCAGAACCGTCACATAGTTGCCGTCGTACAGGGTCTCTCCGGCCACGGCAAATTCCCTGACAGCGGGATTGAGGGTGGATATGGGCTGTTTCAGTATGCGGGCAGATACCTCTGTTACGTCTTTAACCGTGTCCACCAGGATGCCCGACCGGAGATCACCTGCGACGGCAAGGAGAATACGGCTCTCCGGGGTGATTTCAGCCTCCGGCAGCCCCATCAGCCGGTTGGGGCTGAGTACCGATTCAATATCGCCCCGGACGTTGATAATGCCCATGATATACTCCGGGCAGCCGGGCACGCAGGCAATGTCACTGAATGTCAGGATTTCCCGGATATGGTTCCCGTAGAACCCGTAATAATCTTTCCCCAGGGTGAAGATGACCAGCCGGACCATTTCCGCCTCCGCTTCCGCCAGCGCTTCATCCCGCTTTCGGTCGCGGATCTGTGCCAGAATACGCTCCGCCTTGTTTTTTTCAGGCTGCTGTTGTTCCCCCATAATACCCTCATATTTTTGCAACGAGGTTCGGCGTTCAACGTTGATAAATTTGTAAACAGCCGGAAATGATGACGGAAAAGATCGGAAAACGGCTTTTTACAAGTCCTCAACGTCTTGACACAATTGCGGGGACGAGCGGATGAGAAAAGGAAATTCCGCTCCGGCCCCCCTTCCCTTTCTCATACATTTCCCCTGTGGTTCTCCCGATTCGGGCCTGAGAGATTTCCAAATGAAACGTCCGCTTGTCACAGATTGGCTCTACCCTTAGTCGGGTCGGATGTCAAGAGGAGTGTCCTGGCCGCATTCCCGTGTGGGGCGTCGGGAACGGGAGGAAAAAAGCCCTGAAAGGGCGTCATATCACAGCCCAGGGCAACGCCCTGGGAACATTGAATAAAAAAATAATGTAAGCCCTGAAAGAGCGTGACATGAAAGCGGTTCGGATATGCCACGCCCTTTCAGGGCTTCCGGTTTGGCACCGACATTCTTCCCGGTGCGTCGCACCGGGCTGGCATGTTCCGCCCTTTCAGGACAGCCCTGCCGCAGGGATGCAGAGCGTCCGGGCCACATTCCCGTGCGGGGTGTCGGGAACGGGAGAACCTGTGTTGGAAAAAATTGTTCTCACAGAATTATTTCTACCTTGGTAAGCCGATATGTCTCGAAAATTATCGGCAATTTTCTGCTTTTTTGCGGCATTTTCAGAAGCAGATCGTTGTTTTTTTGTGTCGCAATTCCATCTGTCGCAAAATTTGGTTGTGTCCCACGATCATTGAAAAGAGTTGGCGCACAGGAATTAAAATTATGATTTTATAACAAATAATCCGTCTTTCATATTTCTGTGCGAACGCCTGTCAGATATGTGTTTTCAATCAGAGTAGGACACGACCCAAAATTTCTTCCACCGATTTTTTGCGATTCGGGAGAAAATTTGCAAAAATTTAATTTACCAAATTAGAAATAAATATTGTTGCACCAGTCAAAATTCTTGGCGTGTTTTTTCGGCCCTTTCCTATTAATTTTTGATGGCCTTTTTTCTCAAAAAAACAATCACAGCAATGACTATTCCGATCAGCAGGATGCCCGCCAGAAGCTGCAAGACACGAATAAAAAAATGATCAATCAATTCAATGCTTTGCTTCATCGTATTTTCTACGATACGATTGCCGGCGGATTCGATTTCAAGCAAGGTTTCAACGCGCTGCTCATGGATCGATTTAAGGGCTTCTTTTCGTTCGGATTCGAGGATATTCGCGATGGACTGCGATACGGCTTTTCGTTCCGCTATAAGGATGTCCAAGACCGCTTGCCGCTCGGATTGCAAATCATTCGTAAGGGCCAGGCGTTCATTGCTGAGATAATCCAGGGTCTCTTGCCGCTGATGCTCGATGCTTGTCAGCACTTCCATCCGTTCCTTTTGCAATGATTTTAAAGTGCTCCTTCTTTCCCGGGCAATCACGTCCGGAAATTCTTCCAGAACCGGCAACATGCGATTCACGGCGGATTCCATAACATTGAGACCGATAAGCACGTCCCGGATGCCCGGCTGATGATCCGTGCCCGTCATGGCCAGTTCCGCCTGCCAGCGGGCCTGTTTGGTTAAGAGATTCATATAAAAATTCAATTGACCGGACATGTCTTCCATGCCGAAACTCAGGCTGCCCAAGGAGGAGAAGAGGTCCGTTTTCTGCTGTTCGATCATGCTGTTCAAAAAGGGAACGGAAGTGTCCCGATATATAAAATCCTGTTGAATCGGATGGGCGTTCGCCCATGCGTGTACCTTCATCCGTATATTTTGGGCGCTGCCGCTCATGTCATTTCTTAAAGTCAGTTCCGTCATTTTGTTTTCAAGAAAGCGGGACGCATCGACGGGGATTTGATTCCAGGGGCCAAAATCCTCCTTTCCCGGTCCTTGCCTGAAATAGTCGAGCATCTGCTTGCTGAAAACCCAGGTATCAATTCCGGCAATGCCCGGGTCGGGATTCAGAAGGGCCCGATAGGCCATGGGGACGGCATTGATTTTCCACAAGAGCGCATGGCGTCTGACCTTGTTATCAGTTGATTTTTCAATGACCTGATCCGCAGCCTGCTCGATGGTTCCGGCAAAGATGCCGACCAGATCATACAGTTCCAGGTTCAGTTGAACGGCGGATAACTTATGCTGCCTTCCCTCGGCCTCGACTTTTTTCATCAATCGGCTTTCAAACTGAAAGGTACTGCATCCTGACGTTATGGATATGCACAGGATGAACAATGCATGAAAGAGGGCTTTTGCCTGTTTTCTGAAGGAAGTGGTGACGTTCATTCGTCTTCGCTTGTTTTCGGGTTTTGTTTGTTTCCGGGGAGGGCCTCGATTGCATTGCCTGTCCCGGGGACCGCCGCATGGGGAAGTGTTTGGATTTTTTTCAAAATAAATGACAGATCTCATTCCGACCCTCCGCGCCACCGTTCCGGGATTCGGATATTCGGAAAACCGGATTTTTCACATCTTACAGGATTATTTACAGGTACAATTTTTTCGGATTGGGAGGTGTTTGAATTTCTCACGGAAAATTACCACCTAAATTTTAAAGGAAATATAAGCATCTCTGAATAAACAATCCACAATTTTAAGTGAGACAGTGCGGTAGAATTATTTACAGGAGAAAAAATGATGCGTAACGATGAAGGGCGGCAGGAGCGGATGTGTTTTTCAGGGAGGGCAACCGGGAGGAAGATTTCCTCCCGGTTTTTATACAGAGAAGCCGTCCGCCACGAGATGTCGGGGGAATCGAACGCCGGAGCGGAGGGCCTCGCGGAGGGGAATTACTGGCCCAGGCTTTCGGCGTAGACCTCGATTGCGTGTTTCACGCGGACCCGGTCGCTGTTCTGGGAGAGCATGTCGGTCAGCTGCATCATGCAGGCCGGGCAGCCGGTGGCCACCACGTCGGCCCCGGAGCTGACGATATTGTCCCGCTTGCGCCCGCCGATGCGGGAAGATTCATCGTAGTGATAGAGATTAAAGCTGCCGCCGCATCCGCAGCAGGTGTCGCATTCGTTCATCTCAACAAGATTGCAGTCGCCGTTGCACCGGATCAGCTCCCTGGGCTGGGCCGCCACGCCGAGGGACTTTTTCAGGTGACAGGGATCGTGCCAGGTCACGGTCTGTCCGCCGGAGCCGTTTCTCTCCGGCGCACGGACGTTAAGCCGGTCCACGAGGAATTCATTGATATCCATGACCCTGGCGGAAAGGGCATGGGCCAAGGCGCGTTTGTCCGCCGGAAGGTCTTCGGCAAAGAGCGGCCAGATTTTTCTGATGGTGGAGGTGCAGGTGGCGCACGGCGTGACCAGCACGTCAAAGCTTCTGTTCCCGAAGACCTCCAGGTTCAGTTCAAGCAGTCTGGCAAAGGTCTTTCGGTCGCCGGAGGCAATGGCCGGAATGCCGCAGCAGGCCTGGTTTTCGGGCATGAATACGCTCACCTGATGGTGGTCCAGCACCCTGAGAACCGTATCCCCCAGATGGGGAAACATCTTGTCCACCAGACAGCCGTAGTAAAAGGCCACCTTCAGGCCGGATCGGCCTGCCGCGTCGTCCCTGGGGGCGGCGGTCTTGTGAAACGGCTCTTTGGCCAGGGGCAGAAAGTGGCGGTCTCCGATCATCGGCGACATCAGTGCCGAACAGGAGGTGCCCAGCAGGGGATCGGCCTTTGAGGTGAACAGTCCCTGAAATCTGGTGCCGAATTCGACGAGACTGTTGAACAGTTCGGGCCGGGTGAGCATCCCCCGCAGGATCAGCTTTTTGGCTGTGGAAAGCCCCTGATATTCGACCAGAATTGTCCGGGCCCTGAGGAAGATATCCAGAACCCGGACCCCGCTGGGGCAGTTGGCCTGGCAGGAGCCGCACAGCAGACACCGGTTGAGCTTTTCCTGAACGCCGTCCGCATCCCGGATCAGCTCCGAGGCCAGCCCGTCGAGCAGGGCCAGTTTGCCCCGGGCCACGTCGGCCTCGTTGAGGGTCTGGGCAAAGAGCGGGCATACGGACTGACACATGCCGCAGCGCATACAGGTGACGAGCTGGTCGTCGATTTCCTTTAAGAGTGTGGTAAGCCTGTGAAGATCGTCCATGATTATCTCCCTATGATTTTTCCGGGATTCAGGGTGCCTTTGGGATCAAGGGCCGCTTTCATTTTCCGGCAATAGTCAAGGGTGGCCTCTCCCACCTCCTTGGCCATGAACCCGGCCTTGGCCAGGCCGATGCCGTGTTCGCCCGACAGGGTGCCTTTGAAAGAGAGGGCGACATCGAAGATATCCTCAATGGCCTTTTCCACTCTGAGCCATTCGTTCTTGTCCCGGCGGTCGGTCATGATGGTGGGATGGAGGTTGCCGTCCCCGGCATGGCCGAAGGTGCCGATGGTCAGGTTGTATTTCTCAGCGATATCCTCAACGGCCCTGACCATGTGGGGGATTTTGCTTCTGGGAACGGTGGCGTCCTCCAGCACCGTGGTCGGCCTCATCCGCGCCAGGGCTGAGAGCGCTGCCCGGCGGGCCTCCCATATACTGTTGCGCTCGGCATCATCTTTGGCGGTGCGGATATTCACGGCCCCCATTTTGCGGCAGATTTCTTCCACCTGAGCCGCCTCTTCGGCCACCTGGGCCGGATGGCCGTCCACCTCGATGAGCAGCAGGGCGCGGGCATCGGTGGGCAGTCCCACATGGGCAAAATCCTCCACCGCGCGGATGGTGACGTTGTCCATGAATTCCAGGGTGCAGGGGATGATCTGACTGGCGATAATGGCCGCAACGGTCTCGCTGGCCGCGCTGACAGAGTCATATATGGCCATCATCGCCCTGTGGGTGGCCGGGGGCGGCACCAGCTTCAGGATGATCTCGTTGAAGACCCCCAGGCTTCCCTCGGAGCCGATCATCAGGCTTGACAGGTTCATGCCCGTGACGCTTTTGACGGTCCGGGAGCCGCTTCTGATCAGGTTGCCGGCCGGGTCAAAGAAGTCCACGCCCATGACATAGTCCTTGGTCACGCCGTATTTGAGGCCTCTCAGGCCGCCCGCGTTTTCAGCCACGTTGCCGCCAAGGGTGGAGACGGCCTGGCTGCCGGGATCGGGGGGATAGAACAGGCCCTGTTCCTGAACGGCTGCCGCGAATTTGGCGGTCACAACGCCCGGCTGAACCACGGCGTACATGTCCTCTCTGTTGATCTCCAGAATTTTGTTGAAGCCGTTCGTCAGGACCACCGCGCCTTTGGATTCGGGGATGGTGCCCCCGCTCAGGTTGGTGCCGGCCCCTCTGACGGTGACGGGCATGTTGTTCTCATTGCAGAGGCGGATCGTCTCGCCCAGGGTCTCGCCCGTGGTGGGACGGAGGACAACCTCCGGCAGCACCGGCTCCAGCACGGCGGCGTCGTAAGCGTAGCTCATGCGGCCGGACTCGTCGCTGATGACGTTGTCCGTTCCCAGCAGGGTCTCAAATTCGGTAATCAGGGTTTTGGATGACATATATCGAATCCTTTCAAGGCTGAAAATTCTGGCAATTGAACGGGGCATGTTTTCGGCCCCGACCTGTGTTTAAAACGCGCCCGGAAAAAGCACATAGGTGAAGGTGAGGCCGATAATGCCGACCAGTACGCCGTAGAGGGCCATCGGTACGATGGTGCGGCGGATGATAATGCCCTCCATTCCGACCAGGCCCACGGTTGCCGATGCCGCCACCACGTTGTGAACGCAGATCATGTTGCCCATTGCCGCGCCCACCGACTGCAGGGCGATGATGATCTCATGGCTGGCGCTGATGCTGTTGGCAATGCCGTACTGAAAATCCGCAAAGAGCAGGTTGGATACGGTGCAGCTTCCGGTGATGAAAGACCCCAGCGCCCCCACGTAGGAGGTGAAGAAGGGCCAGCTCTGTCCGGCGATGGCGGCCACGGCCTCGGCCATGGTCAGCGGCATGGAGCCGTATCCGAAGGGGTTGTTGGCGGACTGTTTCAGGATTTCGACCATTGCCACGGCAAAGAGCATGGCGATGGTGGGGTTTTTCATCCGGAGAATGGAATCCTTCCACGCGGTGCCCACCTTTTCAAAGCTGATTTTGTGGATAAACACCGTGAGAATGGCGACCAGGGTGAAGGGCACGGTGCCCGGCAGATAAAGGGGTTTCATGGAGAAGTTGACCGTTTCATATCCCAGGATGTGGGGGAATGAGACCACCCATGAGCTGACCATTGCCTTGAAGGGCAGGGAGCCGATGCGGGTCAGCACGAGAATGCCTGCGATCAGGATGTAGGGGAGCCAGGCTTTGAACTGGCTCATGTGGGGCTTCAGTTCCTGGGAGCCGGTGTCGATTTCGCCCAGCCAGTCCTGTTCCCATTCGGTTTTTTCCGCAAAATCCCAGGTCTGTTCGGGCAGGAACCACTTCTTTTTTGCGCCGAAGACGATGATGCCCAGACCCAGCAGGCCGCCCATGAGCGAGGGGAATTCCACGCCGAAGATGAACGCCGTCAGCAGGTAGGGGATGTTGAAGGCCAGGGCCGCGAAGATGGCGAATTTCCAGACGCCGAGTCCCTCTTTCCAGGATCTGTTTTTGCCGAAAAAGCGGGTCAGGAAGCAGACGACGAACAGGGGCAGCACCATGGCGACGATGGCGTGGGTGACGGCCGACCAGAGGCCGACGTTTCTCAGAAAATCACCGAAGGTGGCCATGCCGTTGACGCCGCCTGCCGCAATGGCGGTTTCCACAGGGGTTTTCAGCGTCTTGAGACCAAACCAGATGGGCGTGCCCACCGCGCCGAAGGTCACGGGAATGGAGTTGAAGATCAGACAGACACAGACGGCGGCCAGTGCGGGAAATCCGAGTCCCAGCAGCAGGGGGGCGGCAATGGCGGACGGGGTTCCGAATCCGGCAGACCCTTCAATGAACGCGCCGAACATGAAGGCGATAATGATGGTCTGGACTCTGCGGTCGGCGGACAGGCCGTAGAAGCCGTAGCTGATGGTTTCCATGCCGCCGCTTTCCCGCAGGGTGTAGAGGATCAGGATGGCGCCGAAGACGATGATCAGTACGTTGATGGCGCTGCCGAACCCGCTGAGTGTCGAGGCCGCCACCAGGCCGACGGGCATTTTCCAGAAGGACATGGCGATGAGGCCGCAGACAACCCAGGCCAGGGGCATGGCTCTGTTGGCGGGCCAGCGCATTCCGACCATTAATACCAGAACAATGGCGATGGGCACAAAGGCGATCAGGGCGAGAATTCCCAGGGGCATAATTTCCTCCTTACATATACGGGGTGTGTGGAAGTATGGGTTTAAAAAAAGATAATTGAATGTATAGCTCTTTTATTATCAAGATACGTGCCAGGCGGTGATTATGTTTATAATATTGTTTAAAAATAATGGGTTAATTCGGTAGCCGATGAGACGGACCCGATGAGGATGTCTTATCGGGTGTCTGAAAAATCGGACATTGTGCGTCCGGGCTGCGGGCTGAGTCCGAAAAATCGGACTTTGTGTGAATTTCTGATTTTTATTTCAAATGATTATATGGGTTTGTCCGAAAAATCGGACAGTGAGATCTGAAAACGGTACTGCTGTCCGGCGGATGGCGGGTTGACGGAGAGGGTCTGATGAATAAGATTTACAGGAAGTGCGGACGGATACATATAATGAGGGCTTCCGTCTCGCATCGGAGATCATTTTCCAACACGCCCTTTCAGGGCCTGTGAATATGTTTTATCCTGTTCCCGGCGCTCCGCACCGGGCTGTATATTCCGTCCCTTCGGGGCTTGTTTTAAAACACGCTCCCAGAAGAAAGCGTTCCCAGGCAGAGCCTCAATGTCATTAAGTTAAGCATATTGAACGGAGTGCATTAGCCTTGCTAATGCCGTATAATCATCTGTATTTTATTGTTTTCAGATACATGCATGAGTGAGACTCATGCACTCCGGCCGCTTAACTTAATGGCATTGAGGCAGAGCCTCAATAAACGGAGTTTCTGAAAGAAGTTTCTCCTTTCAGAAGTCCGGGGTGTTGTGGAAAACCCAGCCTGCTCGGTTTTCCTTAACTTAATGGCCCTGAGGCAGAGTCTGGGAACGAGAGGCGATCCCGACCGACAGCCGTGAATTACACATTGACGATGGTTCCTGAGTACGGATGGGAATGGTATTTGCGTTAGGATATCAGGAAAAATATTTCCCGAAATGCAGAAGCATCTCACATCGGCGGTATGAATCTGAATTTTATTTTTATACCGCGTCTGCTGTTGTCGGATGCGCATCGGCATAATAGCTTTTTAAAAAAATGGGTAGAGGGCTGAATCCGTTGATAACAGATACGGAATCCCGGAATTATCGGCCTGAAGCCGTCAGCAGGTCTGACCAGACCTGAAGTCTGAACTCCGGAACGCATAAATTCGGATGGATATTGCCCTGGACACTGTGTCGGTTTAAAATTGCGTCACGCCTCCGTTCAATATGACGGCAGCTTCCCGCTTTGCGGGAATGGCGGTCGGGGTAAGGATTCCGGTTTTCAAAACAGATGGCGCATATTCCCGAATATTTTCACAGGGGAGATTATGAAAAAGACGTTTTTCCTTTTTGTATTAACATTGCTGGTGACGGCATCGGGTGCGGAGGCGGTCAGGACCAAATACAATGTTCTTTACCTTAACTCCTATGAAAACGGTTACGCCTGGTCGGATAACATTCTGTCCGGCATCCGGTCGGCGATCCGGGAAAGCGGCATGGTCATTGACCTGCAAATTGAATATCTGGACGCCAAAAAGTATTACGATGACCGGATTGACCAGGCGCTTTTCGAGTACTACCGCTACAAGTTCAGGAACACGCGCTTTGACGCCGTGATTGTTTCGGATAATATCGCCTTCAGGTTTATCCGGCATTACCAGGACAGGCTGGTGCCGGGCGTTCCCATCGTCTTCTGCGGGTTAAACGATTTCCGGCAGGAGATGGTGGGCGACCGGAAGGATATCACCGGCGTTGTTGAGACCATCCGGGTCAGAGAGATTCTGGAGATGGCCCTTTCTCTTCACCCCGGCACCGGACGGCTGATTGTCATCGACAATGAATCGGCAACGGCCCGGGCCATCGTCAATGACATCCGGCAGGCGCTGCCGCCCTTTTACGACCGGCTGAAGGTCGAGTTCCGGACCGGCTTTGACAGGCCGGATTTTTTCCGGCGGCTCCGGGAGATTACGCCGGATGCCATTGTCTTTATGGTCCCTTTTTACGAAGACATTTACGGTGAATACTATTCGGCCCGCGAGGTGCTGACACGGGTTTACGAAACCGTCAATGTGCCGATCTACAGTTGCTGGGAGTTTCTGATCGGATACGGCATTATCGGCGGGCGTCTGACCAGCGGGGCGCAGCACGGCCGGGAAGCCGCAGGCATCGCGATCCGTATTCTGAAGGGGGCGCATCCGTCACAGATCCCCATTGTCACCCGGACCGACGATGCCTCTGTTTTCGACTACAATGTGCTGACCCGGTTCGGTATTTCCACGGATCTGCTACCCCCCGGCAGCCGGATTATCAACGAGCCGTACCGGTTTTACAGGCTGGCCCGGGAGGTCGTCTGGGTGCTGATGGGCAGTTTTGCGGTGCTGATCGTCATTACGGGGTTCCTGGTGATCAACATCGTTCAGCGCCGGTCTGCGGAGACCAAATACCGCAGCATCTTTGAAAACGCCATCGAGGGGATTTTCATCGCGGATCTGGACGGGCATTTCATAGATGTCAACCGCGCCTTTGCCCGGATTCTGGGGTATCATTCCGAAGAGAAGGCCCTGGAGCATATCAACCGGATCGGCCACTCCTATGCCATGCCTGAGAGACGCGAAGAGTTCTGGCGTCGGATGCGGAACGGTGAGAAGCTGTCGGGATTTGAGATGGGGTACATCCGAAG
This window encodes:
- a CDS encoding methyl-accepting chemotaxis protein, which codes for MKLRGKIFIPLFGAVITFSLLGYLVINWQVAHIEDNFIHRMARDKMDEITQAVDAASQQALGQAALFTRMPEVIRAYEIAHTGNINDEQDEKSQMAREKLRQSLSPVLDGFSGIMGQRLKLHFHLPSGRSLARLWRQKQIRVNDRWTDISDDISESRNTVTDVNTLGKPIRGIELGQGGFVIRGLAPVRGADGRPLGSVEVLADFDTLLEKLSASPEQRLFLYMDAQYLPLTPDFQNPKAYPVIGERYVGVHGVQAGAVSETDLTLLDEARSRMAVTIERDRARIGFPVRDYRNREIGVIIFTMDISEEQALIQTLSWELGGIMTALVLVIGGLSSLALSRLVLTPINRVIAFAGNLAEGDLTQTLETHQQDEIGLLTETLNRMAANLNRMFGEVVTAVETLTGSLTRISDSVDQQAAVVTQQAASVSEITSTISELSASFTQIADHASTVATLGENALKATRSGADSVEIVMVKMEEISQDNQKKLSGIVDLGKKSKQIARVMDMINNISDQTKLIAFNAALEASSAGEAGKRFGVVAAEIRRLANSVMTSTGEIEQQIGQIQEAVHHMTISSESDVRRIQAGLEASARTSGKLSDIVSSSQSTADAAKQISLSIRQQKTASEQVVTALREIDEGSRQSTEAIRHISEVTTDLKALAAHLNGLVEQFRLTPAAPDEKK
- a CDS encoding chemotaxis protein CheW, with the protein product MGEQQQPEKNKAERILAQIRDRKRDEALAEAEAEMVRLVIFTLGKDYYGFYGNHIREILTFSDIACVPGCPEYIMGIINVRGDIESVLSPNRLMGLPEAEITPESRILLAVAGDLRSGILVDTVKDVTEVSARILKQPISTLNPAVREFAVAGETLYDGNYVTVLDISKIFQKMVS
- a CDS encoding (Fe-S)-binding protein, producing MDDLHRLTTLLKEIDDQLVTCMRCGMCQSVCPLFAQTLNEADVARGKLALLDGLASELIRDADGVQEKLNRCLLCGSCQANCPSGVRVLDIFLRARTILVEYQGLSTAKKLILRGMLTRPELFNSLVEFGTRFQGLFTSKADPLLGTSCSALMSPMIGDRHFLPLAKEPFHKTAAPRDDAAGRSGLKVAFYYGCLVDKMFPHLGDTVLRVLDHHQVSVFMPENQACCGIPAIASGDRKTFARLLELNLEVFGNRSFDVLVTPCATCTSTIRKIWPLFAEDLPADKRALAHALSARVMDINEFLVDRLNVRAPERNGSGGQTVTWHDPCHLKKSLGVAAQPRELIRCNGDCNLVEMNECDTCCGCGGSFNLYHYDESSRIGGRKRDNIVSSGADVVATGCPACMMQLTDMLSQNSDRVRVKHAIEVYAESLGQ
- a CDS encoding FAD-binding oxidoreductase yields the protein MSSKTLITEFETLLGTDNVISDESGRMSYAYDAAVLEPVLPEVVLRPTTGETLGETIRLCNENNMPVTVRGAGTNLSGGTIPESKGAVVLTNGFNKILEINREDMYAVVQPGVVTAKFAAAVQEQGLFYPPDPGSQAVSTLGGNVAENAGGLRGLKYGVTKDYVMGVDFFDPAGNLIRSGSRTVKSVTGMNLSSLMIGSEGSLGVFNEIILKLVPPPATHRAMMAIYDSVSAASETVAAIIASQIIPCTLEFMDNVTIRAVEDFAHVGLPTDARALLLIEVDGHPAQVAEEAAQVEEICRKMGAVNIRTAKDDAERNSIWEARRAALSALARMRPTTVLEDATVPRSKIPHMVRAVEDIAEKYNLTIGTFGHAGDGNLHPTIMTDRRDKNEWLRVEKAIEDIFDVALSFKGTLSGEHGIGLAKAGFMAKEVGEATLDYCRKMKAALDPKGTLNPGKIIGR
- a CDS encoding L-lactate permease; translated protein: MPLGILALIAFVPIAIVLVLMVGMRWPANRAMPLAWVVCGLIAMSFWKMPVGLVAASTLSGFGSAINVLIIVFGAILILYTLRESGGMETISYGFYGLSADRRVQTIIIAFMFGAFIEGSAGFGTPSAIAAPLLLGLGFPALAAVCVCLIFNSIPVTFGAVGTPIWFGLKTLKTPVETAIAAGGVNGMATFGDFLRNVGLWSAVTHAIVAMVLPLFVVCFLTRFFGKNRSWKEGLGVWKFAIFAALAFNIPYLLTAFIFGVEFPSLMGGLLGLGIIVFGAKKKWFLPEQTWDFAEKTEWEQDWLGEIDTGSQELKPHMSQFKAWLPYILIAGILVLTRIGSLPFKAMVSSWVVSFPHILGYETVNFSMKPLYLPGTVPFTLVAILTVFIHKISFEKVGTAWKDSILRMKNPTIAMLFAVAMVEILKQSANNPFGYGSMPLTMAEAVAAIAGQSWPFFTSYVGALGSFITGSCTVSNLLFADFQYGIANSISASHEIIIALQSVGAAMGNMICVHNVVAASATVGLVGMEGIIIRRTIVPMALYGVLVGIIGLTFTYVLFPGAF